A region of Aquarana catesbeiana isolate 2022-GZ linkage group LG08, ASM4218655v1, whole genome shotgun sequence DNA encodes the following proteins:
- the LOC141106646 gene encoding olfactory receptor 1J21-like → MEECTNSTQNVFFISAFSISETGKCLLFTAVLLIYLMTVLGNMTIALLVCLVPQLHNPMYFFLSNLAISDVIYVSVTLPKLLSILLTHNNRMSFSACMAQVYFFSLSGVCDLLLLASMSYDRYVAICKPLQYSLLMRKDVCISLALSPWLISVTYAAINVLSTSLLSFCLTQKVDHFFCDQKTLNAITSSDATSRNMLMLCEDVLLASFPFLLIMTSNVFIISTILKIHSSEGRLKACSSCTSHLTTVILFYGPIIILYGKPESESSKELDKLLTLLYTAVVPMFNPFVYTLRNKDFLNAVKNLKRKWNMINE, encoded by the coding sequence ATGGAGGAATGCACGAACAGCACACAAAACGTGTTCTTTATTTCAGCATTTTCCATCTCTGAAACTGGAAAATGTCTTCTTTTCACTGCAGTTCTTTTGATATATCTGATGACTGTTCTTGGAAACATGACCATTGCTCTATTGGTGTGCCTGGTTCCCCAGCTCCATAATCCAATGTATTTCTTCTTGAGTAATCTTGCTATTAGTGATGTTATATATGTTTCAGTTACTCTTCCAAAACTTCTCTCCATACTGCTAACCCATAACAACCGGATGTCTTTCTCTGCCTGTATGGCTCAGGTATACTTCTTCTCATTGTCAGGTGTTTGTGATTTGCTTCTACTGGCCTCCATGTCCTATGACCGATATGTAGCAATCTGTAAACCATTACAATACTCCTTACTCATGCGTAAAGATGTATGCATCTCATTGGCTTTGTCCCCTTGGCTTATATCTGTGACTTATGCAGCAATCAATGTGTTATCCACATCTCTGTTATCCTTCTGTCTCACACAAAAAGTAGATCATTTCTTTTGTGATCAGAAAACACTGAATGCAATAACCTCTAGTGATGCTACAAGTAGAAACATGCTTATGTTATGTGAGGATGTACTGTTGGCATCTTTTCCTTTTCTGCTTATTATGACCTCCAATGTTTTCATCATCTCCACCATACTAAAAATCCATTCCTCTGAGGGACGACTGAAAGCTTGTTCCAGTTGTACCTCCCACCTCACCACAGTAATATTATTCTATGGTCCAATCATTATATTGTACGGCAAACCAGAATCTGAAAGTTCTAAGGAACTGGACAAGCTGTTGACCTTGCTTTATACGGCGGTGGTTCCAATGTTCAATCCATTTGTCTACACTTTGAGGAACAAAGATTTTTTAAATGCTGTAAAAAATCTAAAAAGGAAATGGAATATGATTAATGAATAA